The Hymenobacter sp. 5317J-9 genome has a window encoding:
- a CDS encoding fasciclin domain-containing protein, with protein MKRHFAPLLAALATSLLMASCGNDKPATTETAASNVNPADSLAAVAGDSARMAKPGGVMVDGVAMTADKDIVDNAMGAKSVSTLVSAVKQAGLVETLKGAGPFTVFAPTNAAFDKLPKGALAGLMDPASKENLKGVLTYHVIPGRLVAADLKDGQELTTVNGEKLHISVKDGKVMVSNGKDAPATVQIADVISSNGVTHVIDGVVLPLAK; from the coding sequence ATGAAAAGACATTTTGCTCCTCTGCTGGCCGCGCTGGCCACCTCTCTGCTGATGGCCAGCTGCGGCAACGACAAGCCCGCCACCACCGAAACGGCCGCCAGCAACGTCAACCCCGCCGACTCGCTAGCCGCCGTGGCCGGCGACTCGGCCCGCATGGCCAAGCCCGGCGGCGTGATGGTGGATGGCGTGGCCATGACGGCCGATAAAGACATCGTAGACAACGCCATGGGCGCTAAAAGCGTGAGCACCCTGGTGTCGGCTGTGAAGCAGGCAGGCCTGGTTGAGACCTTGAAAGGCGCCGGCCCCTTCACCGTATTTGCCCCCACCAATGCCGCCTTCGACAAGCTGCCCAAGGGCGCCCTAGCCGGCCTGATGGACCCCGCCAGCAAGGAAAACCTAAAAGGTGTGCTCACCTACCACGTCATCCCCGGCCGCCTGGTGGCCGCCGACCTGAAGGATGGCCAGGAACTGACCACCGTGAACGGCGAAAAGCTCCACATCTCCGTGAAAGACGGCAAGGTGATGGTGAGCAACGGCAAAGATGCGCCCGCTACCGTGCAGATTGCCGACGTCATTTCCAGCAACGGCGTAACGCACGTCATCGACGGCGTGGTGCTGCCTCTGGCTAAGTAG
- a CDS encoding enoyl-CoA hydratase-related protein, which produces MDFLLITPQARPGVALIQLNRPKELNALNGQLIREIRDALQILDADDAVRVVIITGSERAFAAGADIKEMAGRTAVDMFLDDRFATLEQIRRFRKPLIGAVSGFALGGGCELAMTCDMLVASETAQFGQPEIRLGTMPGAGGTQRLARAVGKAKAMEMVLTGEFISAQEAHRVGLVNRVVPVGQYLEEAFRLAASIAAKSPVAARLAKESINRVFETHLDEGLHFERKNFYLTFASEDQKEGMAAFVEKRQPEFKGR; this is translated from the coding sequence ATGGACTTTCTCCTCATTACGCCCCAGGCGCGGCCCGGCGTGGCCCTTATTCAACTCAACCGGCCCAAAGAACTTAATGCCCTGAACGGGCAACTAATCCGTGAAATCCGCGACGCGCTTCAGATACTGGATGCTGATGATGCGGTGCGCGTGGTCATCATCACGGGCAGTGAGCGGGCGTTTGCGGCTGGGGCCGACATCAAGGAAATGGCCGGCAGGACGGCTGTGGACATGTTTCTCGACGACCGGTTTGCCACGCTGGAGCAGATTCGGCGGTTTCGCAAGCCGCTGATTGGGGCCGTGTCGGGCTTTGCGCTGGGCGGCGGCTGTGAGTTGGCCATGACCTGCGACATGTTGGTGGCATCGGAAACGGCGCAATTCGGGCAGCCCGAAATCCGACTGGGCACCATGCCCGGCGCGGGCGGCACCCAGCGCCTGGCCCGCGCCGTGGGCAAGGCCAAAGCCATGGAAATGGTGCTCACCGGCGAGTTCATCTCGGCTCAGGAGGCGCACCGCGTGGGGCTCGTCAACCGCGTAGTGCCCGTGGGCCAGTACCTGGAAGAAGCCTTCCGACTGGCGGCCAGCATCGCGGCCAAAAGCCCCGTGGCGGCTCGCCTAGCCAAAGAATCCATCAACCGCGTATTTGAAACGCACCTGGACGAAGGCCTGCACTTCGAGCGGAAGAACTTTTACCTCACCTTCGCTTCCGAAGACCAGAAGGAGGGCATGGCCGCTTTCGTGGAGAAGCGTCAGCCGGAATTTAAGGGCCGTTGA
- a CDS encoding aspartate kinase: MEKIPGLEVYKFGGASVKDAAAILNLCRIVRDFGPQGPLVVVVSAMGKTTNALEEIYDLAYRGADYSAQLAAVEAYHQKVSTDLSHALPHPGLDASKPDPGLESGFDSLAYSLRNLSSSKSYDEGYDQVVSFGEFLSCYLVYQALAGHFEENVYSRAGLIVTDNTWREGKVNWQETEKRAQAELTLFQNGARIVVTEGFTAQVLNSHRTTTLGREGSDYTAAILAYCLRAEAVTIWKDVAGLLNADPKIFPDTVRYPEISYRETIEMAYYGASVIHPKTLKPLADRNIPLRVKSFLDPAAAGTLIHDCQHPALAPAFIRKTDQCLLSFASKDFSFISEENLAVIFAALAQAKLKINVMQNSAISFSVCTDFVERRVHLLLDLLREQFTLHYNTGVQLFTIKNYDAASIARLTEGKRLLLEQRTRGTFQFVCQA, translated from the coding sequence ATGGAGAAAATACCGGGACTTGAGGTGTACAAATTCGGGGGGGCGTCGGTGAAGGACGCGGCGGCCATTCTCAACCTCTGCCGCATCGTGCGCGACTTTGGGCCGCAGGGGCCGCTGGTGGTGGTGGTGTCGGCGATGGGCAAGACGACCAATGCACTGGAGGAGATTTATGACTTGGCGTACCGGGGCGCGGATTACTCGGCGCAACTGGCGGCGGTGGAAGCGTATCATCAAAAAGTCAGCACAGACTTGAGCCACGCCTTACCCCATCCCGGGCTCGATGCATCAAAACCAGACCCAGGGTTGGAAAGTGGCTTTGATAGTTTGGCTTACAGTCTGCGGAATCTTTCCTCATCTAAAAGCTACGACGAAGGCTATGACCAAGTCGTAAGCTTTGGTGAATTCTTGTCTTGTTATTTAGTCTACCAAGCTTTAGCGGGGCATTTTGAAGAAAACGTGTACTCGCGAGCGGGACTAATCGTGACGGATAACACTTGGCGGGAAGGCAAGGTAAATTGGCAGGAAACGGAAAAACGCGCTCAGGCGGAGTTAACTCTTTTCCAGAACGGAGCCCGCATTGTAGTCACGGAAGGATTTACTGCTCAAGTGCTGAATAGCCACCGCACCACCACCCTGGGCCGCGAGGGCTCCGACTACACGGCCGCCATTCTGGCCTACTGCCTGCGGGCCGAGGCGGTAACCATCTGGAAGGACGTGGCGGGCCTGCTCAATGCCGACCCCAAGATTTTCCCGGACACGGTGCGCTACCCCGAAATCAGCTACCGCGAAACCATCGAAATGGCGTATTACGGTGCCTCGGTCATCCACCCCAAAACGCTGAAGCCGCTGGCTGACCGCAACATTCCGCTGCGCGTGAAGTCGTTTTTGGACCCGGCGGCCGCGGGCACGCTCATCCACGACTGCCAGCACCCGGCGCTGGCGCCCGCCTTCATCCGCAAGACGGACCAGTGCCTGCTCTCTTTCGCCAGCAAGGACTTTTCGTTTATCTCGGAGGAAAACCTGGCCGTGATTTTTGCGGCCCTGGCGCAGGCCAAGCTCAAGATTAACGTGATGCAGAACTCAGCCATCAGCTTCTCGGTGTGTACCGATTTTGTGGAGCGGCGCGTGCACCTGCTGCTCGATTTGCTGCGGGAGCAGTTCACGCTGCATTACAATACGGGCGTGCAGCTGTTCACCATCAAGAATTACGACGCGGCCAGCATTGCGCGCCTCACCGAAGGCAAGCGCCTGCTGCTGGAGCAGCGCACGCGCGGCACGTTTCAGTTTGTGTGCCAGGCGTAG
- a CDS encoding DUF3109 family protein, producing the protein MIIIQETVISDDIADNFFVCNLEACKGACCVEGDLGAPLEEAELRILEQEYANIEPFLNEAGKAAIKAQGLYIKDWEGDFSTTTIDDKECAYALYDERGILKCGIEQAYLAGATTFKKPISCHLYPIRITKYDGFDALNYDRWGICNPACSFGGSLGVKVYQFLKEPLIRKYGEGWYGELVREIENPVPEKK; encoded by the coding sequence ATGATTATTATTCAAGAAACGGTCATCTCCGACGACATCGCCGACAACTTTTTTGTCTGCAACCTCGAAGCCTGCAAAGGCGCCTGCTGCGTGGAAGGCGACCTCGGCGCGCCGCTCGAAGAAGCCGAGCTGCGCATTCTGGAGCAGGAATACGCCAACATTGAGCCGTTTCTCAACGAAGCCGGCAAGGCCGCCATCAAAGCCCAGGGCCTCTACATCAAGGATTGGGAAGGAGACTTCAGCACAACAACCATTGACGACAAGGAGTGCGCTTACGCCCTCTACGACGAGCGCGGCATTCTGAAATGCGGCATTGAGCAGGCCTACTTGGCGGGCGCCACCACGTTTAAAAAGCCCATCAGCTGTCACCTGTACCCCATCCGCATCACCAAGTACGACGGGTTCGATGCCCTGAACTACGACCGGTGGGGCATCTGTAACCCGGCGTGCTCGTTTGGCGGCTCGCTGGGCGTGAAGGTGTACCAGTTCCTGAAGGAGCCGCTGATTCGCAAATACGGCGAAGGCTGGTACGGGGAGTTGGTGCGGGAGATAGAGAACCCGGTGCCGGAGAAGAAATAA
- a CDS encoding peptidylprolyl isomerase: protein MKTAEIHTKKGVMKVEFYEQDAPNTVKNFTDLAQKGYYDGLKFHRVIPNFVIQGGCPNTRAGAKGMPGTGGPGYKIDCETSGGHQYHERGALSMAHAGKNTGGSQFFIVHDRQNTAHLDRVHTVFGKVVEGLDVIDQIQANDEIEKIVVKEEA from the coding sequence ATGAAAACCGCAGAAATCCACACCAAAAAGGGTGTGATGAAGGTTGAGTTCTACGAGCAGGACGCTCCGAACACCGTCAAAAACTTCACCGACCTCGCCCAGAAAGGCTACTACGACGGCCTGAAATTCCACCGCGTCATCCCGAATTTCGTGATTCAGGGCGGCTGTCCCAACACCCGCGCCGGCGCCAAAGGCATGCCCGGCACCGGCGGCCCCGGCTACAAAATCGACTGCGAAACCAGCGGCGGCCACCAGTACCACGAGCGTGGCGCCCTGAGCATGGCCCACGCCGGCAAAAACACCGGCGGCTCGCAGTTCTTCATCGTGCACGACCGCCAAAACACCGCCCACCTCGACCGCGTGCACACCGTGTTTGGCAAAGTCGTGGAAGGCCTCGACGTCATCGACCAGATTCAGGCCAACGACGAAATTGAGAAGATTGTGGTGAAGGAAGAGGCGTAA
- a CDS encoding UvrD-helicase domain-containing protein — protein sequence MALDYLSLLNGSQAAAVMQTEGPCMIIAGAGSGKTRVLTYRIANLLEKGVDPFNILALTFTNKAAKEMRARVEKVVGPSARNLWMGTFHSVFAKILRSEADKIGYPRSFTIYDTQDSKTLIGQIVKELELDDKLYKPSLVLGRISAAKNKLISVNQYLHDPNIKADDEAALRPKIGVLYQQYQQRCFKAGAMDFDDLLFNTNVLFKDHADILNKYQNMFRFVMVDEYQDTNYSQYLITRKLAAKERNICVVGDDAQSIYAFRGADISNILNFEKDYPELQVFKLEQNYRSTKNIVWAANSVIKNNQAQLRKDVFSENEDGTLIEVIKAASDNEEGKLVANSIFEDKMNGHLSYDNFAILYRTNAQSRAMEEALRKLNIKYKIVGGLSFYQRKEIKDLVAYLRLTVNPNDEQALRRVINYPKRGIGDTTISKLITTAEEANHTLWEVVAHADQFMPARVANPVVGFAEKIKSYIVVAGKEDAFEAAKFIAKNSGMLEELYADKSIEGLSRYENMQELLNGIKEYVDDPEREDKSLAAFLQDIALVTDSDVKDAQQDGEAVTLMTIHSAKGLEFRNVYIVGMEENLFPSQMMITSRADLEEERRLFYVAITRAEKKLTLSYATSRYQWGNLRSCEKSRFLDEIDPQYVNFKFAAGPGEASPFQHVFERRSNLIPTAPRKVQATKYVAPADFTPSDTSKLQTGQRVEHAKFGFGVVSQLETQQGTTKATIQFEEVGEKVLLLSFAKLRVH from the coding sequence ATGGCACTAGATTATCTTTCCCTCCTCAATGGCTCGCAGGCGGCCGCGGTGATGCAAACCGAAGGCCCGTGCATGATTATCGCGGGTGCCGGCTCGGGCAAAACCCGGGTGCTCACCTACCGCATTGCCAACCTGCTCGAAAAAGGCGTCGACCCGTTCAACATCCTCGCCCTCACCTTCACCAACAAGGCCGCCAAGGAGATGCGCGCCCGCGTGGAAAAAGTGGTGGGCCCCTCCGCCCGCAACCTGTGGATGGGTACCTTTCACTCAGTGTTTGCCAAAATTCTGCGCTCCGAAGCCGACAAGATTGGCTACCCGCGCAGCTTCACCATCTACGACACCCAGGATTCGAAAACCCTGATTGGGCAGATTGTGAAGGAGCTGGAGCTGGACGACAAGCTGTACAAGCCGAGCCTAGTGCTGGGCCGCATCTCGGCCGCCAAGAACAAGCTGATTTCGGTAAACCAGTACCTGCACGACCCCAACATCAAGGCCGACGACGAGGCGGCGCTCCGGCCCAAAATCGGGGTGCTGTACCAGCAGTACCAGCAGCGTTGCTTCAAGGCCGGCGCCATGGATTTCGACGATTTGCTCTTCAACACCAACGTGCTGTTTAAGGACCACGCCGATATTCTGAATAAATACCAGAATATGTTCCGGTTTGTGATGGTGGACGAGTATCAGGACACCAACTATTCGCAATATCTGATTACTCGCAAGCTGGCGGCTAAGGAGCGGAATATCTGCGTAGTGGGCGATGATGCGCAGAGCATTTACGCCTTCCGCGGCGCAGATATCAGCAACATTCTCAATTTTGAGAAAGACTATCCCGAATTGCAGGTATTTAAGCTGGAGCAGAATTACCGCTCTACGAAAAATATCGTGTGGGCCGCTAATTCGGTCATTAAAAACAACCAGGCCCAGCTGCGCAAAGACGTCTTTTCGGAAAACGAAGACGGCACCCTGATTGAAGTCATCAAAGCTGCTTCCGACAACGAGGAAGGCAAACTGGTGGCAAATTCCATCTTTGAAGACAAGATGAATGGCCACTTGTCGTACGACAATTTTGCCATTCTCTACCGCACCAACGCGCAAAGCCGCGCGATGGAAGAAGCCCTGCGGAAGCTAAACATCAAATACAAGATTGTTGGCGGCCTGAGCTTTTATCAGCGCAAGGAAATCAAGGACTTGGTAGCCTATTTGCGCCTCACCGTCAACCCAAACGACGAGCAGGCGCTGCGCCGGGTCATCAACTACCCCAAGCGCGGCATCGGCGACACCACCATCAGCAAGCTTATTACCACGGCTGAAGAGGCTAACCACACACTGTGGGAAGTGGTGGCGCACGCCGACCAGTTCATGCCGGCGCGCGTGGCCAACCCGGTGGTGGGCTTTGCCGAAAAAATCAAGAGCTACATCGTGGTAGCGGGCAAGGAAGACGCTTTTGAAGCCGCCAAGTTTATTGCCAAAAACTCGGGCATGCTGGAAGAGCTGTATGCCGACAAGAGCATTGAAGGCCTCTCCCGCTACGAAAACATGCAGGAGCTGCTCAACGGCATTAAGGAGTACGTGGACGACCCCGAGCGCGAGGACAAGAGCCTCGCCGCTTTCCTGCAGGACATTGCCCTCGTCACCGATTCCGACGTGAAGGACGCCCAGCAGGACGGCGAAGCCGTGACGCTGATGACCATTCACTCGGCCAAGGGCCTGGAATTCCGCAACGTGTACATCGTGGGCATGGAGGAAAACCTCTTCCCCAGCCAGATGATGATTACCTCGCGGGCCGACCTGGAGGAAGAGCGCCGGCTGTTCTATGTGGCCATCACGCGGGCTGAAAAGAAGCTGACGCTGAGCTACGCCACCTCGCGCTACCAGTGGGGCAACCTGCGCAGCTGCGAGAAAAGCCGTTTTCTGGACGAAATCGACCCACAGTACGTCAACTTCAAGTTTGCGGCCGGGCCGGGCGAAGCCTCCCCCTTTCAGCACGTATTTGAGCGCCGCTCGAACCTGATTCCGACCGCGCCCCGTAAAGTACAGGCCACGAAGTACGTGGCGCCGGCCGATTTTACGCCTTCCGACACGTCTAAGCTGCAAACCGGCCAGCGCGTGGAGCACGCCAAGTTCGGTTTTGGGGTGGTGAGCCAGCTCGAAACGCAGCAGGGCACTACCAAGGCCACCATCCAGTTCGAGGAAGTGGGCGAGAAAGTGCTGCTGCTGAGCTTCGCCAAGCTGCGGGTGCACTAG
- a CDS encoding glycosyltransferase N-terminal domain-containing protein, which translates to MLFLYNIALGLYGLLLRLLAPFVPKAAAWVAGRRGLLAHIHQMLGADNAPRVWFHCASLGEFEQGRPLLEAYRNAHPDVKLVLTFFSPSGYEIRKNWPGADYIFYLPLDTRANARAFVDAVQPRLVVFVKYEFWYHFLTEAHRRGIPAVVVSAIFRPEQVFFQPWGGFFRRILTRFAHIFTQSEPSAALLRQHGISRVSVAGDTRFDTVVATAAAPPRSLPLVEAFVADGAPVLVAGSLWPDDLPTLAPLLRDYAGRLRTIVATHEIDEPTLQTVENAFPGLVVRYSQAQPATVAQARVLLIDNIGLLSQLYRFGHYAYIGGAFGKGLHNTLEAAAFGLPLFFGPNYKRFQEAVDLAELGLAFPVANAEELAARFAPIWNSEKLRLSLQDQLLDYVHGQAGATRTIMAALPGLTFAQ; encoded by the coding sequence TTGCTGTTTCTCTATAACATAGCCCTGGGCCTCTATGGCCTGCTGCTGCGCCTGCTGGCGCCGTTTGTGCCTAAGGCGGCGGCGTGGGTGGCCGGCCGCCGCGGCCTGCTGGCTCATATTCATCAGATGCTGGGCGCTGATAACGCCCCGCGGGTGTGGTTTCACTGCGCTTCGCTGGGCGAATTTGAGCAGGGCCGGCCGCTGCTGGAAGCCTACCGCAACGCCCATCCGGACGTGAAGCTGGTGCTCACCTTCTTCTCGCCTTCGGGCTACGAAATCCGCAAAAACTGGCCGGGGGCCGACTATATTTTCTACCTGCCGCTCGACACGCGCGCCAACGCCCGGGCTTTTGTCGACGCGGTGCAGCCCCGGTTGGTGGTGTTTGTGAAGTACGAATTCTGGTACCACTTTCTTACGGAAGCGCACCGGCGTGGCATTCCCGCCGTCGTGGTGTCGGCTATTTTTCGGCCGGAGCAGGTGTTTTTCCAGCCCTGGGGCGGCTTCTTTCGCCGCATTCTCACGCGCTTCGCCCACATTTTCACCCAGTCCGAACCTTCGGCGGCGTTGTTGCGCCAGCACGGCATCAGCCGGGTGAGCGTGGCCGGCGATACCCGCTTCGATACCGTGGTGGCCACGGCGGCGGCACCGCCTCGCTCGCTGCCACTAGTGGAAGCATTCGTGGCCGACGGTGCGCCGGTGCTGGTGGCCGGCAGCCTCTGGCCCGATGATTTGCCGACGCTGGCCCCGCTCCTGCGCGACTACGCCGGGCGGCTGCGCACCATCGTGGCCACCCACGAAATCGACGAGCCCACGCTGCAAACCGTGGAGAATGCCTTTCCAGGCCTGGTGGTACGATATTCGCAGGCTCAGCCCGCCACCGTGGCCCAGGCTCGGGTATTGCTCATCGACAACATTGGCCTGCTGAGCCAGCTCTACCGGTTCGGGCACTACGCTTACATCGGCGGGGCTTTCGGCAAGGGTCTGCATAACACCCTTGAGGCCGCGGCTTTCGGGCTGCCATTGTTTTTTGGGCCGAATTACAAGCGGTTTCAGGAAGCTGTGGACCTGGCGGAGCTGGGACTGGCTTTTCCGGTGGCCAATGCCGAGGAACTGGCCGCTCGGTTTGCGCCCATCTGGAACAGCGAAAAGCTGCGCCTGAGCCTGCAAGACCAACTGCTCGACTACGTGCACGGCCAGGCCGGCGCCACCCGTACCATCATGGCGGCCCTGCCCGGCCTCACCTTTGCCCAATGA
- the rsgA gene encoding ribosome small subunit-dependent GTPase A, whose amino-acid sequence MTPAHSSEASPLQRGTVIKSTGSWYVVRGATGQLYRCRLRGKFKMKGLKASNPLAVGDQVDFSVEAQAEGAGVISHIEPRRNYIVRRSVHKTGHVHIVAANLDQAMLVVTLVSPATSFGFIDRFLVTAEAYHIPVTLLFNKTDLYDEEGFEYQAEIAGMYASLGYPSRTCAASIGEGVAEIDQLLEGKVSLLAGHSGVGKSTLINALVPDLSLKTAEISEFSDKGVHTTTFAEMLEVRPGTFIIDTPGIKELGLVDLPPAELAGYFPEMRALLGQCRYHNCQHTHEPGCAVREAVDQGRIALPRYDSYLSMLAGEDNRH is encoded by the coding sequence ATGACCCCAGCGCATTCTTCCGAAGCCAGCCCGTTGCAGCGCGGCACCGTCATCAAATCGACGGGCTCGTGGTACGTCGTGCGCGGCGCCACGGGCCAGCTTTATCGCTGCCGGCTGCGGGGCAAATTCAAAATGAAAGGCCTGAAAGCCAGCAACCCGCTGGCCGTGGGCGACCAGGTCGATTTCAGCGTGGAGGCGCAGGCCGAAGGCGCGGGCGTTATCTCCCACATTGAGCCGCGCCGCAACTACATCGTGCGCCGCTCAGTGCACAAAACCGGCCACGTGCACATCGTGGCGGCCAATCTGGACCAGGCCATGCTGGTCGTCACGTTGGTATCGCCGGCCACCTCATTTGGGTTTATCGACCGGTTTCTGGTCACGGCCGAGGCTTACCACATTCCCGTCACGCTGCTGTTCAACAAAACCGACTTATACGACGAAGAAGGCTTCGAGTACCAGGCCGAAATTGCGGGCATGTACGCCAGCCTGGGCTACCCCAGCCGCACCTGTGCCGCCAGCATCGGCGAGGGCGTGGCCGAAATCGACCAATTATTGGAAGGAAAAGTGAGCCTGCTGGCCGGCCATTCGGGCGTGGGCAAAAGCACACTCATTAACGCCCTGGTGCCCGACCTGAGCCTGAAAACCGCCGAAATCAGCGAGTTTTCCGATAAGGGCGTGCACACCACCACCTTCGCCGAGATGCTGGAAGTGCGCCCCGGCACCTTCATCATCGACACGCCCGGCATTAAGGAGCTGGGCCTGGTAGACTTGCCGCCCGCCGAGCTGGCCGGTTATTTCCCCGAAATGCGCGCTCTGCTGGGCCAGTGCCGCTACCACAACTGTCAGCACACCCACGAGCCCGGCTGCGCCGTGCGCGAAGCCGTGGACCAGGGCCGCATCGCCCTCCCCCGCTACGACAGCTACCTGAGCATGCTCGCCGGCGAAGACAACCGGCATTAG